In the Clupea harengus chromosome 16, Ch_v2.0.2, whole genome shotgun sequence genome, one interval contains:
- the nopchap1 gene encoding uncharacterized protein C12orf45 homolog isoform X2: protein MTQNLCFLDGQRKNNFDNSAIHEKLLLKSKVPSRSASLQTTRVPRSNVLDRLQSFLPQMAQANESLKQQMESVPAGHFDIENTDDAEKVIEMDVALVELSDSDSNAESSEDDSSEDCSDNDTEEEEEKLQLPGDCKRKKRANIEIVDKDGM from the exons ATGACACAAAACCTTTGTTTCTTGGATGGACAACGAAAGAACAACTTCGATAATTCAG CCATCCATGAAAAACTCCTTTTGAAATCCAAAGTGCCTAGTAGGTCGGCCTCTCTTCAGACCACCAGAGTTCCTAGAAGTAATG TACTGGATAGGCTTCAGAGTTTTCTACCACAGATGGCCCAGGCTAATGAGTCCTTAAAGCAGCAGATGGAGTCGGTCCCTGCGGGACACTTTGACATTGAAAATACTGACGATGCAGAAAAAGTTATTGAAATG GACGTAGCACTTGTGGAACTCAGTGACTCGGACAGCAACGCTGAATCATCGGAAGATGACAGCTCTGAGGACTGTTCGGACAATGatacagaagaggaagaggagaaactcCAACTCCCAGGAGACTGTAAGAGGAAAAAGAGGGCCAATATTGAGATTGTTGATAAGGATGGAATGTAG
- the nopchap1 gene encoding uncharacterized protein C12orf45 homolog isoform X1 → MVPLLVHVTTGKMEETTKNKQTSCSQELLSCGNGGAIHEKLLLKSKVPSRSASLQTTRVPRSNVLDRLQSFLPQMAQANESLKQQMESVPAGHFDIENTDDAEKVIEMDVALVELSDSDSNAESSEDDSSEDCSDNDTEEEEEKLQLPGDCKRKKRANIEIVDKDGM, encoded by the exons ATGGTACCCCTGCTCGTCCATGTGACCACAGGAAAAATGGAAGAGACAACAAAAAATAAGCAAACAAGTTGTTCACAAGAATTACTTTCATGCGGGAATGGAGGAG CCATCCATGAAAAACTCCTTTTGAAATCCAAAGTGCCTAGTAGGTCGGCCTCTCTTCAGACCACCAGAGTTCCTAGAAGTAATG TACTGGATAGGCTTCAGAGTTTTCTACCACAGATGGCCCAGGCTAATGAGTCCTTAAAGCAGCAGATGGAGTCGGTCCCTGCGGGACACTTTGACATTGAAAATACTGACGATGCAGAAAAAGTTATTGAAATG GACGTAGCACTTGTGGAACTCAGTGACTCGGACAGCAACGCTGAATCATCGGAAGATGACAGCTCTGAGGACTGTTCGGACAATGatacagaagaggaagaggagaaactcCAACTCCCAGGAGACTGTAAGAGGAAAAAGAGGGCCAATATTGAGATTGTTGATAAGGATGGAATGTAG